One window of the Diospyros lotus cultivar Yz01 chromosome 12, ASM1463336v1, whole genome shotgun sequence genome contains the following:
- the LOC127787571 gene encoding uncharacterized protein LOC127787571: MILHRRQVRELRSQDRTVTTNSVFPIVFDTVPEFQPTLINMAANENNGNENGNDANRTIKELAAPDVHYQPLCIHYPQLEANFELKSGLIHLLPKFHGLAGEDPHKHLKEFHVVCSTMRPQGVDEEQIKLRAFPFSLDGAAKDWLYYLPPAAITNWDGLRRIFLEKFFPASRTAAIRKDICGIRQMGGESLHEYWERFKKLCASCPHHQISDQLLIQYFYKGLLPMDRYLVDAASGGALVEKTPAAARDLISKMAQNAQQFGTRLNTPMKTVNEVGFAAPMDQQRIENRLEELTSMVRQLALDRNQPPQNLETQIGQLATNINELRSQGSGQLPSQPISNQKGNVSAIMLRSGKEVNVPKKAQEETGRKEESHPLSIQGAKQHINNDQVQGENPYTNPLPFPHRATQNKKRVEAELDKEIMETFQKVEVNIPLLEAIR, translated from the exons ATGATCCTTCATAGGCGACAAGTAAGAGAACTTAGGTCTCAAGATAGGACAGTGACTACTAATAGTGTCTTTCCCATTGTCTTTGATACTGTGCCTGAGTTCCAACCTACATTGATCAATATGGCCGCCAATGAAAACAATGGCAATGAGAATGGGAATGATGCTAATAGAACCATTAAAGAATTGGCTGCccctgatgtgcattatcaaCCCTTGTGTATTCACTATCCTCAATTGGAGGCAAACTTTGAACTGAAATCTGGATTGATACATTTGCTTCctaagtttcatggtcttgcaggtgaagatccacacaagcatctaAAGGAGTTTCATGTGGTATGCTCCACCATGAGGCCGCAAGGGGTTGATGAAGAACAAATAAAGCTAAGGgcattccctttctctcttgatGGAGCTGCTAAAGACTGGCTGTATTACTTGCCACCCGCTGCCATTACCAATTGGGATGGCCTGAGGAGAATATTTCTGGAGAAGTTCTTCCCTGCTTCCAGAACAGCAGCCATCCGGAAGGACATCTGTGGCATCCGACAGATGGGTGGAGAAAGCttgcatgagtattgggagagattTAAGAAGTTGTGTGCTAGCTGTCCTCATCACCAGATAAGTGACCAGCTcctcattcaatatttttataaaggCTTGctccccatggacaggtacttaGTGGATGCTGCGTCTGGAGGAGCCTTAGTGGAAAAGACACCAGCTGCAGCCCGGGACTTAATTTCAAAGATGGCTCAAAATGCACAACAATTTGGTACTAGGTTGAACACTCCCATGAAGACTGTCAATGAGGTTGGTTTTGCTGCACCTATGGACCAACAGAGAATAGAGAATAGGCTGGAGGAATTAACTTCAATGGTTCGCCAGTTAGCCCTTGATCGAAACCAGCCCCCGCAG AATTTGGAGACACAGATTGGGCAGTTAGCAACTAACATAAATGAGCTAAGGAGTCAAGGCTCGGGTCAACTACCTTCACAGCCAATATCCAATCAAAAGGGAAATGTGAGTGCGATCATGCTGCGTAGTGGTAAAGAAGTGAATGTTCCAAAGAAGGCACAAGAAGAAACCGGTAGAAAAGAAGAGTCGCATCCCCTCTCAATTCAAGGGGCCAAGCAGCACATCAACAATGATCAGGTCCAGGGAGAGAACCCCTACACCAATCCATTGCCTTTTCCCCATAGAGCCACTCAAAACAAGAAGAGGGTTGAAGCTGAGTTGGATAAGGAGATCATGGAGACTTTCCAGAAGGTCGAAGTCAATATACCACTCTTGGAGGCCATCAGATAG